In the Balearica regulorum gibbericeps isolate bBalReg1 chromosome 3, bBalReg1.pri, whole genome shotgun sequence genome, TGAACTTGTCCTGTCTCCCCATAACCCATGTTAATATCTGCAGGGAAGTGGCAAGGAGCCCCCCAGCTTAGCCAGGGTGGCAACGAGCCTCACGGCTCAGGCCTCGGAGCTCAGtctgcagcagctttttgcTGCTGAGAGTTGGCTATGTGGACGTATGTGGCGAAGAAGCTCTTAGGGAAGAGTGAGGAGCAATGGCTCGTCCAGAAAGGACATCTAGTCCTGCTGGGCTCCACCACTTCTTGTGCCCCAGGCTCCTGAGGCTTAGGAAGGCTGTGCCTTGGCTGGGATGCTGCCTGGGGCGGGGAATATTGTTCATTCTCAATCCCACCGGAACAGTTCCTATTAATGCCTGGCCAAGCAGCACTGTCTGAGGGAAGCCGTGAGCTGCTGACATGGAGCCCATTTCTTGGCTGCTACCTGCAGAACTGTAAAACTTTTTCTGGGCAGAGCTTGTGAAATGGAGGGTAAATAAGGTCCCTGTTCAGTTTTGTGGCTCCTCCTGCTCCATGTTTACTAACCACAGGACAGTAAGAGTTGTTTTCTCGTACGTGCTCTGCGGTGGAGgattttgcttgcttgctttgctgctgggaaCAGCATAAAAACAGTGATGGGgtgccttcccctcccagcGACAGGCGGGACCTGTGCTGGTGACTGTGCAAAGCCTGAGGAGGTGTCGGCTCCTCATGCCGTGTGCAGTCCAGGGACAGCCCTTGTGGTTCACGGGGAAGCCTTACAGAAAGCACGGTCAGGGTCTGCTGTGTCCTGGTCCTTGCACTGATCCCCTTATCCCTGGTCCTGCCACGGGTGGCTTTTTCTGCCCGAGGTCTCACCTGAGATGGTCTCGTAGGCTCCTCCCCGGTCAGAGTATGGGTGCGCGTGTCCATCCCGTATCGGCTTCTTGGTATGACACCCATGGCGTTTCCATAAAGAGATGTTCCTGTTCCTATAAATAACCGAGGACACGTGTAGGGTCTTTTTGACACAGATACATTTCCATTAACAGAAATAGGCTCATGGGTGGTAGTGGTGGAAAGCTGCCCATCAGGAGTTGGGATGCTGTGAAGCAGGAGGAGTTGGGGTTTCCACAtctccttctcctgcctgaGACTGGACTGGAGCCGGGACTGGAGAAGCCAAGGTGTGAATTCAGGGTCACTTTGCCCAAGAAACCTCCATTTCCATGTCCCCCTGTGGCTTTAAATCCTTTTATCTATGTACTTTGCCATGGTGTGTAATAATTGTGGGAGTCCTTGCAGCAGGATGGTGTGAGAACAAAGCCAAAGCAGAGAAATTCATTGGAGAAAAGTCCACCCAAAGCCATAACACTCAGAGAGGCGGCTGGCACCGCCTCAGGAAATCCCTCAACTTGGGATTGCCGGAGTCGGGAAGCTTGTGCCCGGGAAGAGCAGATCTCTTGGTGGTGGGGTTGGGATGAACCCAGGCCACCCCTTTGGTTTGCTGTAACCGCAGTCTGAAGTCCAGGCCCTTCAGGACAGGCTCTGTCTTTGTCCTAAAGCCCTCTGTGGCCTCCTCCGCTgcgggagggagaggaggggggatACTGCAGCAGGTGAAATCTTGCTTGTGCTGTGGCACGACATCCCCTGGGAGGAGCGGGGCAGCGAGTGGCACTGACAAACCACCCCTCGTACCGTTTTCAGGTCCTTGTCACCTACAACGGGCAGGAGTGTGCCGGCCTGGTGGAGCAACACAACTTGCTGAGTGACAAGGTGAAGGTGCTGCTGCCAGAACAGGGCTTGCAGGCGTGCTGGAGGGCGCAGGACGTGCGGCCGGCTGCGCttcagcccccagccctgcccgcagctgGTGGTCCCAACCCTGCCGAGGCGCTGCAGAGATCCGTATCCAGCAATATCGATGTACCCAAGAGGTTTGTGCCTTTGGCTGATGGTATCTCACTCAGGTGGGAGAGCGGCTCTTGGTGGCTCCAGTAACACGATTGGTTTTACACCAACAGAGCGAGCGGTGATGCTGAGGATATATCCGCCTTCCTAGCGCGGGATTATCCGGAGGATGGTTAAATTTAGGATTaaggggattttctttttttttttcctccaaatggGGAGAAAACATCCTTCCCAGTGACTTAAAAATGACGCAAAGTTtaggggggggtggggggaagaacctgcactgctgctgcaggttgTGCTGCCCTTTGGGTGCCCAGTGACCCCCTGGGTTATACCCAGgctgtttctctgctgtttttctctacGTATTTCACGTGTCTCCCTTCACGGTGCAGGAAAGCTGACGCAGCTGTGGAGATGGACGAGATGGTGGCAGCCATGGTACTGACGAGCCTGTCCTGCAGCCCTGTGGTGCAGAGCCCTCCCGCCGGCGAGAGTGGCATCCCCCGTGAgtgtgcatttaaaatattcttgcatatttattaaaaaaacccgacatctgaaacaaaaagaaatgcgGATAAACACGCTGTGCCCTTTGGATCTCAGCGTCAGGGCTCTTGCTTGCCGCAGAGGTGCTTTGCGGGATGCCGAATAGCTGCCAGGACAGGGACCGCGCTGGGCTGGAGGTGGCCAGGGAGCAGCACCAGGGACACAGTAGCGCCCACGAGTGCAGTTGCTGGTTGGGGCCAAGCAAGCTGGGACGCCCCTGGCAGTGCGTTGGGGGTAACCCTGCTCTCCGCAGCCGTCCCGGGGGGCCGGGGAGCCCCGCGCAGGAGTCCCAGGCCGGGGAGCACCGCCCGGTCGCTCCTTTTTTTAGAGATGGTTTCATTCCTGAGGAGTCAAATGCAGCCAGAGGGATAAAAATAGCTGCCTGGAGCCGTGGGAAATGTGCGTGCCCCGGTGCTGGCTGCTCGCCGTGTGCCGGCTGTGCCCACAGGATTGCGCTGATGCCaaggaggatggggaggggaaaaaaggggtaAATGACCAATAATTGGGAGCTGGCACTGAGCAAAGGTGCAAAGGCTTCACTTTgccaagtttttaaaaaaacaaacagaggcAAACTGTTGTTGCTGGTTACCCAACTTCAGGGCTGGTCTCTGCTCTGGAGGGGGTTTGGTCAGCCTTGAGCTGATGGTGGCAGCGTgtgtcccctccccacagcctcccGGGTGGCCTGCGATCCCTGGAAGGAGAGCGGCGACGTCTCGGACAGTGGTAGCAGCACCACCAGCGGGCACTGGAGCGGGGGCAGCGACATCTCCACCCCTTCGCCCCCTCATCCTGCAGGCAGCCCCAAGTACTCCAGCGAGGCTCTGAGCTCTCCCCAGGTAGACGATGGCTTCGAGACAGACTCCGACCCCTTTCTCCTTGACGAACCCGCTCCTCGCAAGAGAAAGGTACTGCTGCTGTGGGGTGGGGTCCCAGCACCGGTGGGGTGGCTTGAGCTGAGCTGGTGTCCTGTGGAGGGATTGCTGCCACCAGGCAGGGGGTGACAGGGGCCGTCTCTCCGCCAGAACTCGGTGAAGGTGATGTACAAGTGCCTGTGGCCAAACTGCGGCAAGGTCCTGCGCTCCATCGTCGGCATCAAGCGGCACGTCAAGACCCAGCACCTCGGGTAAGGTGAAGGTTTCACCTCCTTGATCCCTTCCCAGTGCTGAAGCCACGCACCCTGCCACTGCATAATTCATAATTCCTGCAGCAAATATCCCTAGTATCGGAGATGGCCTTCTGCACTCAGCTTGGCAGTTCTTAGCTGAGCAGTCCGTGTCACCAAAGCCACTGCTGTATTTGTCCCCACCTTCAGGGAACGCAGGGCTTTCTGGCAGGCACGGGAGCCCCATCTGGGGTTCGGGACTGCCCAGCTTGGGTGTGCATTTTCAGTCTGAGGGGTTCAGGTTACACGCGAGCCCTGGgctcctgggcagaggcagaaagGCACCACCCCAGCTGGGTTTTGCAAGGGCTGGCGCCATGAAAGCTGTGCCTGCTGCGGCAGCAGCTGGCTCCAGCTTGGCCGTCGGGGCTGCCGTGGGCACCTACATACCATCCCGGTGGTGACCACCGCTTTGGCAGTTTGCTTTGTCCTGACCTTCTGTGAATTCTCCCTAAAATACAAAGTAGTGAGGGTGTGGGGATCAGCTTTGCTATGCTCTCCTCCTGCGGCCCCATTGCATTTCTCACCTCAACCTCagttttcttgtgcttttgtCCGTGTTTTCCGGtgtgtatttttctcctcccttgcaAACGTGAACGCTCAGGGAAAGGCGAGGACAGAAGGGCCGTGGTGCAGTGGGCAGCGCTGGACTGCCATCCAGTGCCGAATAAATGCACTGGGAAAATAATAAGAGAGACTTCAGAGGCTGTTTCCTGCTGGGTCAACCACAGGGCTTCGGTTGCAGCTGTGCTAAATGAACTCGATGAGAAGTGAGCAGGGGATTTTCAGTGGCACCCGGTCAATGTGCCAGCATTTTTAAAGGCCCTGGAAGAGTTACTGATCTTTCTTGGAAGTGTGAAGTGCCCCTGCAGAGGCAGTGGCCGTTGCTGATTGTGGTCAATGTGATGCTTTGGAGCCTGGGAGTGGAGCTTTTCTGCCCAGGAGGGCAAGATCGCTCTCCCCTGGGGAAGTTGGGGGCTTCTCACCTAGGTGGACACAGGAGCACCTTTTCATCGCtgtccccctttcctcccccgCAGGGACGGCGCAGACTCTGACCAGCGGAAGCGGGAGGAGGACTTCTACTACACCGAAGTGCAGGTGAAGGAAGAGCCGGCGCCGGAGGCGGCTGCTGCCGTCAGCCCCACGTCCGCGTCCGCCCCCATCATCATCCAGCAAGCCCTGGCAAAGCCAGAGGCGCTGCTGGTGGAGCAGCCGGCGCTGGAGCCCGCCCTGGCCAGCAGCGCCCTGAGCCAGTCTGCCCCCAGCTCCTTCTGGCACATCCAGGCTGATCATGCCTACCAGGTGAGCTGGTGGCATCTCCCGGGGACCAGTGGCCTCCTGAAATCTTGCCAAAGGGCAGGTCATGATCCGGTTTGCTCCACAAGTCCCCCCTGGGGCAGGGACGTTTCGTTGCCACCCCCACAGCATGGAGAGGCTTTGGTGCCGGTGTAGCACcgttccctgcctgcctgcccttcAGCCCTTGAGCAACCAGCTTTGTTAACGCCCGGTTAAGGGGCTCATGTGCTTCTGCCACCGttcctgggctgggggggagctGCTGGCCTCTGCTTCCCTGCAATTACCCTGTGCTGGTATGTAACACGCCCTTCTGCCGGCAGATAACACGGGGCTGGAATGTAGCCGTGCCGGATCCTGCACGTCTCCGCTGCACGCTCACTGGGGCGCGGGCTTTTGAGGCACAGGAAACTTGGGGACCTGGAGCGGTGGCCCCGTGGGTACCCTGGGCCAGTGGCCCTTGTCCCAGGGACTGTTTGAGAGCCAGGTGCTGTTCTGGAGCTGCAAGCTAGCGCAGAGACAGGGTATATACATCCATAAGCTGCATGCATATCCATTCCCATCCCAGGGAACAGATATGACATCAtctaaaagcagaaagcttACGTAAATAGGTGCAAAAATGCTTAAATATAGACCAGGGTGGTGCACGAGGTTTGGCATTGCCACCAAATGCAGTGGCAGGAGTGAAGAAGCTGCTGTGCCCTGGCAAAGGGTGACACAGCCTGTGTGCCCTGCCCTGTGTTAGCAGGATccggtgctggagcagaggttGCACGGGGATTTCCATCCcacccccagtgctcccagtttaCAGGTACTCCAGGGTGGTCTTCACAGGGAGATGGATGCCTGTGGGGTGGCACATGGAAACAGGGGACCCCCGGGGCTAATGCTGACCCCTCTGTTCCCCCACAGGCGTTGCCCTCGATCCAAATTCCAGTGTCGCCCCACATCTTCACCAGCATCAGCTGGGCCACTGCCACCTCAACTCTCCCGTCCCTGTCACCGGTGAGTCCTGTAGGTGTTTTCCCTTCATCCTTTTGGGCTGTAGGGTTGGGCTGGGAGCTATGGGAACCTTGTCTCTGCATTCTCACTCCCCACTTTAAACATTGGGTTTGTGGGCTGGGGGCACCCATGTCTCCCACTACCCCATCGCGGTGCCCAGGGGCTGCATGGCAGGAGGACAGCATCGTCCCCCATACCCTTTGACACCTGATTCCCCGCAGGTGCGGAGCCGGTCGCTCAGCTTCAGCGAACCCCAGCCACCGACGCCGATGCTCAAGTCCCACCTGATCGTCGCCTCACCGCCCAGGGTGTCCATCGGCACCAGGTGAGGGTCCTGCCAGccggaggggagcagagggagagccCGTCAGCAAAAGGGGTGCCCTGCATCTCCGCTGAGATGGAGCAGAACGATGCTCGGTCGTGGTTACGGGGCCTTACCCTTAGATACGCGACCGAAACTCTGCAGTGGGTGGCTAAATgttatttcctctcttcccccttttGCAGGAAAGTCCGTGGTGAAGCCAAAAAGTGCCGTAAGGTGTACGGCATCGAGCACCGGGACCAGTGGTGCACGGCCTGCCGGTGGAAAAAAGCCTGCCAGCGTTTCCTGGACTGAGTGCAGCACCGCGGTGCCGCGtccctcccctgctcctgccctgggagcaCCGGAGTTCCTCACTGCTGCAACCAGGGACCTTGGAGGTACCTCTTGTGACCCCAGAAGACACCTCCAGAGCTGCGTGTAAATTCTTCCTTCTGTATATTGTACATCTGCTGggtttgctctctttttttttttttttttttttttaaaaaaaaaaaaactttttccaactttttcttttttttaaacctgaagaATATCTCCCTTTGTACAGTAaaagctggggctgggagggaaggaagccAGTTCCTCGGGGTTCAGGGGAAATTGTAGGCGATCTGGGGACCAAAGAACTACCTGCATTTCCCAGATCAGCCCTAAAAATCTCCTGAACGGTTGCAGCGTAGCTGGGGTGAGGCGTTGAGGCAGCTTCCCGTGTCCTTTGACTACCTAGAAAGTGCCAATCCCTTGTACCCTTTAAGGGAGGGGATTGGTAACAattatagctttaaaaaagaaatgctcttGGGTTGCTGCAAGCAAGGCAGGAGCGGTTCTCGGGGCAGGAGTCGGAGGTTTCTCTCCCTGCGTGGATGTGGTATTTGCTCATGTCGCATCGTACCGGTAGCTCGAGCCTGCACGTGCCTCCAGTTGGTTCCAGCGCGTCATTTTTGGAGgcattcaggggaaaaaaaaccaaacaccctgAACACCTTAATCAGGAAAAGTACGAGaattttttaaggcaaaaccTGGTGTTCCTTCTCATTTTAGGCTTTGTAAGTCTGCTTAGCTATGTGAAAGTGTATGTTGTGGCACTCGCCATGTCTTTCAAAACTAGGCtgagcaattttattttttgttatttaacaaTTCCACCAGTAAAGGCAGCTGGGAGGACTGGGAAGGGCTTTCCCTTAGCATCACCATATGGTCccaattcagcaaaacactCCAGTGTTTCCTTTTGAATCCCATGGAGCCTGGTGGGAGTcagttttctgactttttatCTTCTAAAACATTTACCCAACCCAAATTGCTGCTGGTTTCTCGTCACTGTCGCGACTGTCCCAACTAGACCAGCATCACTGGCGGGGCCTCGCACTTGGTGTCGGGCCAGGATGCGTGTGGCTGGGGAGTCGGATTGCCCCGTCAGTTTTCTCCCCTTGCCGGGGCAGGCAGCCGTTTGGATTTGTATTActtttttgctgcatttttgaTAATTGTAGACCGTAACACGCAACCATTGAGCCGAGAGCAATCCCTGCACGTGGCTTGAGCCCGGGGTGTTTTTTAAGAACCCCGCGCCGAGACTCAACTTTCCTTATAAAAGCGAATCAACTGGCTGGGAGAGTGCGATGCTGCTCCTGGATTGCCGTGAGCCCCGTTGTTAAGGGGATCGAGCGGGCAGGCAAAGCGGGTTGAGATACATATAGATGTATTACTGGTGCTTGTCGACGTGTTTGGGTATTTTTCGTTGTTCGTTTGTTTGTAATTTTGTACATATAATCAGTATATTTTCCCGCAACCTGATCTCCTCTCTGATATCTAAGTGGCGGATGCAAAATTTGGCCATTGGAAAGCAGGAGCAAAACTTCCCCGGGCAGGGTGTGACCCTGTGGGGGGTCAAATCCCAGCTCAAATCCCAACAAGGAGAGGAGCTTTTGCTCCTCGCTCAGACTCCCATCCCTGCTGGAGCGCGGTGTTAGCAGCAGGATGTCGGGAAAAGCCTTTTCCTCTCCCGTCACTGTTGGAGACTCTTTGCAGGTTCCCAGGTTGAGCGTTTTATTCAAAGAATGACTTCCCAAAGCACGTTGCAGGTTGGTGCTCTGCATCCACAGCCCTGGTAACAATTAACTGCGCGGTGGGGTTGTTGCACTACtcaaaaataggtatttttttaatatatataaaaaaaaaaaaaaaatcccctgcgCCTTTGCTGCTGTGACCTCCAGTGTTTGAACGGTCAGGCCGGCGTTACGCGTCCTGCGTCGCCTCGCGGAGCGCAGCGTGTTTATCCTTTCAGGGAAGGGCCCGGCGATGCCGGGGCGCAGGCAGGTTTTCGGTGATGCCGGAGTTGCTGGGTGGCTCTCTAGAAGCGAGCTGGCGCTTTGAGAAATCGCATACAGCACCTCgctgcatttgcattttccaaatagtttttaaaaacgGGGCTTGAAGCAGCACCCAGAGCAtggaagggggcgggggggggggagaaagggtGACTTTGTGCTTTCCTCAGACCTTGTGCCTTTGCCCCCACCACTCGGAGAGACCTGGGCAGGACCAGAGATTTTACTTCTTgctttttatactttttctgCCCCAAACAGCATCAGGCAGAGCCAGATCTGCGGCAGCACTGGCCAGACACAACTCTGCTCCCGCGGCTCCCAGCTCTATCACTCAGGAAATGTCAAACCAAGCCATCGGGGAGCGGCATCGCCCTGGCAGGGGGAATTCATCCCCCCCGAACCTGGGGTGTAGCATCGGCCACCCCTAGCCCTTCCCAACGCAGATCTGCCTCAGAGATCAGGTTTTTCACTACCGGGAGCTCGGGTATCCGAAAAACAAAGCGCAAAAtacctttctgcttttctgataaagatgctttttaaaaaaaaattatataaaaaggaagaaaaaggtgtCAGCGGCATTGGAACAAGCAGGCATGCGTGGCGTGCAGCATCCCCGGGTGAGACAGGGGCTGTTtgtgtcccccctcccagcaAATATGGGGGACACTGCCCCTCGGTCCCGGCGGTGCCGCCTCCTCCCCGCAGCGCGTAGCACTTACTGCCCGGCACCCGGCAGGGATTATCTCGCGTAGGAGTATTTTATATCAGTGTTGTTGTATCGGGGGGcttgggaggggtgggaggtgCGTACAGCTGCTTTTGCGAGGGCTTTTGCGGTACGGACTTAACTGGACAAAATTGTCCTTGTGCTCATGGCTCTTTTCtgttgggtcttttttttttatttttttaatggagaaactGGTGCAGGGTGGGttagttgttcttttttccttctggtttgggagtattttggaatttttacactttaaaacagaaaaaccttgtattttttcagaaatgacagcagGCTTCCACCGTGTCTATCGGGTTGGTTGGCATTGGATagataattttacttttttttttttttttttggtcctttccctattatttccctttcctgttattttttaactcaCTTCCAGCCACCTCCCTACCATTGGACTTCTCCTCCCGATACTTGAGTCTCGCTGGTCTCAAGAAAAACCCTCTTCAGCCCCAACCGCGGGTAACCCCGACCTGTAAATCCACCCCAGGGAGTTTTCCCTTTCGCATCTGGCTGTCTCCCGGAGcgtgtatatgtatgtatataggAACCTCTTAATTGGGCACTAATTAATTGGAGGCTGCTCCCCCCCCTCTCCAACCGGGACACTCTGCCCACCTCACAGCCGGTGGGGGGGTAGGTGGACCCCGAAAGGCAAAGCGAGTCGGTTTAGTGCAGGGTGACCCCGCGGTGTCACTCGGTGCCCCGTTGCCGTCGGCGGGAAACGTCGTGGAGGTGTCGGGGGCGGTGGGGGAGCAGAGAAGGGGTTGTGGGGACATTTGTCAGCGTGGCCGTGCCCCTATGGGGCCACCAGCTGCCAGGCCGAGCGGGCGCGATGCCGTATCAGtgaattttctgtctt is a window encoding:
- the ZNF395 gene encoding zinc finger protein 395 isoform X1, which produces MRRKGPSMWGGCLHQPGPGSFNPAGGEAQSRAPRTLVSEMASVLSRRLGKRSLLGTRVSAPGALAEGVLVATQIPGLPTDLGRASAHAALREDGSSMPLAEESSQAPRFPSPGHRQLCAGQQVLVTYNGQECAGLVEQHNLLSDKVKVLLPEQGLQACWRAQDVRPAALQPPALPAAGGPNPAEALQRSVSSNIDVPKRKADAAVEMDEMVAAMVLTSLSCSPVVQSPPAGESGIPPSRVACDPWKESGDVSDSGSSTTSGHWSGGSDISTPSPPHPAGSPKYSSEALSSPQVDDGFETDSDPFLLDEPAPRKRKNSVKVMYKCLWPNCGKVLRSIVGIKRHVKTQHLGDGADSDQRKREEDFYYTEVQVKEEPAPEAAAAVSPTSASAPIIIQQALAKPEALLVEQPALEPALASSALSQSAPSSFWHIQADHAYQALPSIQIPVSPHIFTSISWATATSTLPSLSPVRSRSLSFSEPQPPTPMLKSHLIVASPPRVSIGTRKVRGEAKKCRKVYGIEHRDQWCTACRWKKACQRFLD
- the ZNF395 gene encoding zinc finger protein 395 isoform X2 gives rise to the protein MASVLSRRLGKRSLLGTRVSAPGALAEGVLVATQIPGLPTDLGRASAHAALREDGSSMPLAEESSQAPRFPSPGHRQLCAGQQVLVTYNGQECAGLVEQHNLLSDKVKVLLPEQGLQACWRAQDVRPAALQPPALPAAGGPNPAEALQRSVSSNIDVPKRKADAAVEMDEMVAAMVLTSLSCSPVVQSPPAGESGIPPSRVACDPWKESGDVSDSGSSTTSGHWSGGSDISTPSPPHPAGSPKYSSEALSSPQVDDGFETDSDPFLLDEPAPRKRKNSVKVMYKCLWPNCGKVLRSIVGIKRHVKTQHLGDGADSDQRKREEDFYYTEVQVKEEPAPEAAAAVSPTSASAPIIIQQALAKPEALLVEQPALEPALASSALSQSAPSSFWHIQADHAYQALPSIQIPVSPHIFTSISWATATSTLPSLSPVRSRSLSFSEPQPPTPMLKSHLIVASPPRVSIGTRKVRGEAKKCRKVYGIEHRDQWCTACRWKKACQRFLD